The following are encoded in a window of Methanothrix sp. genomic DNA:
- a CDS encoding pro-sigmaK processing inhibitor BofA family protein — protein MIELGMLLLLIAVLIGLIVILKSLRTFVVNALIGLFVLYLANAAAGLGIGYDWPVVLICAFGGALGALMVIALHIMGWAF, from the coding sequence GTGATCGAGCTCGGCATGCTACTGCTGCTGATCGCAGTCCTGATCGGCCTGATCGTGATCCTGAAATCTCTCAGGACATTTGTGGTCAACGCGCTCATAGGCCTCTTCGTGCTCTACCTCGCAAATGCGGCAGCAGGTCTCGGCATAGGATATGACTGGCCTGTTGTCCTGATATGCGCGTTCGGCGGAGCTCTCGGCGCCCTGATGGTGATAGCGCTTCACATCATGGGATGGGCTTTCTGA
- a CDS encoding N-acetyltransferase translates to MRIRRACIEDLDRIVEIERLCFPEEVLFTRGLFSFLLRNATALVACDDEIMGFVIGYLSGRTGVIYTLDVPPDHRRKGVGSALLDAIEREMQAAGARRFRLEAAISNTAALNLYRRAGYVDGELLRNYYGYGKDAVRLWKEVSTT, encoded by the coding sequence ATGCGGATCCGCAGAGCTTGCATTGAGGATCTCGACAGGATCGTGGAGATCGAGAGGCTCTGCTTTCCAGAGGAGGTCCTGTTCACAAGAGGTCTCTTCTCATTTCTTTTGAGAAATGCGACAGCCCTTGTGGCCTGCGATGACGAGATCATGGGATTTGTGATAGGGTATCTCTCCGGAAGAACAGGCGTGATATATACGCTCGATGTGCCTCCGGATCACAGACGAAAGGGGGTGGGATCAGCGCTGCTTGATGCCATCGAGAGGGAGATGCAGGCAGCTGGTGCGAGGCGGTTCAGGCTCGAGGCCGCGATCTCGAATACAGCCGCGCTGAACCTCTACCGCAGAGCTGGATATGTTGATGGGGAGCTGCTCAGGAACTACTACGGCTATGGTAAGGACGCGGTGAGGCTCTGGAAGGAGGTGTCAACCACCTGA
- a CDS encoding MBL fold metallo-hydrolase, whose amino-acid sequence MHNLRTIPAENLTSPSSSDPVKYTLPQDALMRYRNVCDRVYAVGGPGISGGDDCCVYLVDCGDDLALIDAGLGRSVDNILRNVQSAGYEPHWIKYIIATHCHIDHIGGIAPLVNLYGPKVIAHELDRRGIEEVHDDLTAADLYGVEYIPVKVDVSLKGEDEVIRIGDLDFHMIHTPGHTPGSISPFIDTQDGRVLFGQDIHGPFSPKWGSDLAKWRESMARLLSLNIDVLCEGHAGVYRGEKARRYIESYLRRYGQSQSTF is encoded by the coding sequence ATGCACAATCTGCGGACCATCCCGGCTGAGAACCTCACATCTCCGTCATCATCCGATCCGGTTAAGTACACGCTCCCACAAGATGCTCTCATGCGATACAGGAACGTGTGCGACAGGGTTTATGCGGTCGGGGGCCCCGGCATATCGGGCGGTGATGACTGCTGCGTGTATCTTGTCGACTGTGGTGATGATCTCGCCCTCATCGATGCCGGCCTCGGGAGGAGTGTGGATAACATCCTGAGAAACGTCCAGTCTGCGGGATACGAGCCGCACTGGATAAAGTACATCATAGCGACACACTGCCACATCGATCACATCGGGGGTATAGCGCCGCTGGTGAACCTCTACGGGCCAAAGGTCATTGCGCATGAGCTGGACCGGAGGGGCATAGAGGAAGTGCATGATGATCTCACAGCTGCAGACCTCTACGGCGTTGAATACATACCTGTAAAGGTCGATGTATCCCTGAAGGGGGAGGATGAGGTGATCCGCATCGGAGACCTTGATTTCCACATGATCCACACGCCAGGACACACTCCGGGATCCATATCGCCATTCATCGACACACAGGACGGCAGGGTACTGTTCGGGCAGGACATCCATGGGCCTTTCTCGCCAAAATGGGGCTCGGATCTGGCGAAGTGGAGGGAGTCGATGGCCAGGCTGCTCTCACTTAATATCGATGTGCTCTGCGAGGGGCATGCAGGCGTCTACAGGGGAGAAAAGGCGAGAAGGTACATCGAGTCGTACCTCAGAAGATACGGCCAGTCTCAGAGCACCTTCTAG
- a CDS encoding anion transporter yields the protein MISPLILILVLVLIALRQVGGLRLKIWQIMTGGAVAVVALGEISPVDAMRSINADVMVFLAGMFIVGEAMRRSGYLFHLTNRLFGRAESTDKLLIMLLFGMGMLSAFLMNDTIAIIGTPVVLYLSRVHRVAPGLMLLSLAFAVTIGSAMSPIGNPQNLLIAIDGGLENPFVDFFGNLFIPTCINLFIVYLLLRAFYRKEFRRLDLIPVNDALRDVHLARLCRISLAMIVVLILLKVVAVIWGAGESFRLTYIAVAAAIPILLSNRRWEILRGIDWETLIFFASMFVLMEAVWRSGFIQGSLNLGSDEIASIPMVLGLSVTLSQLVSNVPFVALYLPVLNQIGATAQAMVALAAGSTIAGNLSILGAASNVIIIQNAEKDGATITFMEFIRAGIPLTAANLAVYWLFLEIQPAL from the coding sequence TTGATCTCACCACTTATTCTGATTCTTGTGCTCGTGCTCATAGCTCTCAGGCAGGTCGGCGGGCTCAGGCTGAAGATATGGCAGATAATGACAGGCGGAGCGGTAGCTGTCGTCGCGCTCGGCGAGATATCCCCGGTGGATGCCATGAGATCGATCAACGCCGACGTCATGGTCTTTCTTGCAGGCATGTTCATAGTCGGGGAGGCGATGCGTCGGAGCGGCTATCTCTTCCATCTCACCAACCGGCTCTTCGGCAGGGCTGAGAGCACAGACAAGCTTCTCATAATGCTGCTCTTCGGGATGGGCATGCTCTCCGCATTTCTCATGAACGACACCATAGCGATAATAGGCACCCCTGTGGTGCTTTACCTCTCAAGGGTACACAGAGTCGCACCGGGCCTCATGCTCCTCTCGCTGGCGTTCGCAGTGACAATAGGAAGCGCGATGAGCCCAATCGGCAACCCCCAGAACCTGCTCATAGCGATCGACGGTGGCCTGGAGAACCCATTCGTGGACTTCTTCGGCAATCTATTCATACCGACATGCATCAACCTCTTCATAGTCTATCTCCTGCTGAGGGCCTTTTACAGGAAGGAGTTCCGGAGGCTGGATCTGATACCTGTGAATGATGCACTTAGAGATGTACATCTCGCAAGACTGTGCAGGATCTCTCTCGCCATGATCGTTGTTCTCATACTGCTGAAGGTTGTGGCTGTGATATGGGGCGCTGGAGAATCGTTCAGGCTGACATACATCGCTGTGGCAGCAGCTATTCCGATCCTTCTGAGCAACCGCAGGTGGGAGATACTCAGGGGAATCGACTGGGAGACTCTGATATTCTTCGCATCGATGTTCGTTCTCATGGAGGCTGTGTGGAGGTCCGGCTTCATCCAGGGCTCGCTGAATCTGGGCAGCGATGAAATCGCCTCCATACCCATGGTTCTCGGGCTGAGCGTAACACTGAGCCAGCTGGTCTCGAATGTGCCCTTCGTCGCACTCTACCTGCCGGTGCTCAACCAGATCGGAGCGACCGCACAGGCAATGGTTGCGCTGGCCGCTGGAAGCACCATTGCTGGCAACCTCTCGATACTCGGGGCCGCAAGCAACGTCATAATCATTCAGAATGCAGAGAAGGACGGAGCCACGATAACGTTCATGGAATTCATCAGGGCCGGCATCCCTCTCACAGCAGCGAACCTGGCCGTCTACTGGCTCTTCCTGGAGATCCAGCCCGCTCTGTGA
- a CDS encoding DUF2111 domain-containing protein, with the protein MPRIEISENSGAEELAPIAIAINEILNLPVTMRSAGARGVRVERGKVVDDDYTGPVLEDVLRSGRAVRTIPSSGAFRGVPVSVAPIRLGDRVLAAVGVVDVIGTIDIPEIFGAYVEVVRQVSEHRKP; encoded by the coding sequence ATGCCCAGGATAGAGATATCAGAAAACTCAGGTGCTGAGGAGCTCGCACCCATCGCAATCGCCATAAACGAGATACTCAACCTTCCCGTCACCATGAGGAGCGCCGGAGCCAGAGGCGTGAGGGTGGAGAGAGGAAAGGTGGTCGATGACGACTACACAGGCCCTGTCCTGGAGGACGTTCTCAGATCCGGAAGGGCGGTGAGAACGATACCGTCCAGCGGCGCCTTCAGGGGGGTTCCGGTATCCGTCGCACCTATCAGGCTCGGGGATCGTGTACTTGCTGCTGTCGGTGTGGTCGATGTTATTGGCACGATCGACATACCCGAGATCTTCGGAGCATACGTGGAGGTCGTGAGACAGGTTTCGGAGCACAGGAAGCCCTGA
- a CDS encoding 4Fe-4S dicluster domain-containing protein has product MKEILVRPERCVGCRSCEIACAVEHSQSRDLFKALSEMPQKRLYVEHVPEHSLAVPMLCRHCEDAPCVGVCPTGALTQDSLTGVVRHNRDLCIGCWTCASVCTYGVIGRDRRARAAIKCDRCPDREIPACVAACPTRALIYGEVEEVSGARRAASALKLAQGVAASSR; this is encoded by the coding sequence ATGAAGGAGATACTTGTACGCCCTGAGAGGTGCGTGGGCTGCCGCTCATGCGAGATAGCATGCGCTGTCGAGCACTCCCAGAGCAGGGATCTCTTCAAAGCACTATCAGAGATGCCGCAGAAGCGGCTCTACGTGGAGCACGTTCCGGAGCACTCGCTCGCCGTGCCCATGCTCTGCAGGCACTGCGAGGATGCGCCATGTGTTGGAGTCTGCCCCACGGGAGCGCTGACGCAGGACTCCCTCACAGGAGTGGTGCGTCATAACAGAGATCTCTGCATCGGGTGCTGGACGTGCGCCTCTGTCTGCACCTACGGCGTGATCGGGAGGGACAGAAGGGCACGTGCTGCGATAAAATGCGACAGGTGTCCGGATCGTGAGATCCCGGCCTGCGTCGCTGCCTGCCCCACACGCGCTCTGATCTACGGAGAGGTTGAGGAGGTCTCCGGAGCGAGAAGAGCCGCATCCGCCCTCAAGCTCGCGCAGGGTGTGGCTGCAAGCAGCCGGTGA
- the cooS gene encoding anaerobic carbon-monoxide dehydrogenase catalytic subunit, with protein sequence MERKPATESIDPAATRMLREARRAGLETAWDRFKKQQPQCGFGQLGICCRNCNMGPCRIDPFGEGPDKGVCGATADIIVARNLLRMIAAGAAAHADHARDAIIVFKEAAEGKASSYKIKDEAKLRALAAEYNISSWEERGDAADLANAMLSDFGRQEGYVTLTRRAPEKRRKIWEGLGIIPRGIDREIVECMHRTHMGVDNEPLHILLQGLRTGIADGWGASMIATEVQDILFGTPSPRKSEANLGVLKEDEVNIIVHGHEPILSEMIVEAASDPEMIQLAKSLGAKGINVAGICCTGNEVLMRHGIPVAGNFLQQELAVITGAVDAMVVDVQCIMPSLGGLAACYHTKFISTSPKAEFPGALRMEFSEERAAEIAREIVRTAVENYRNRDMSRVIIPREKSECMVGFSVEAILNALGGTPQPLIDAIVNGSIKGIAAVVGCNNPKVPHDHGHVNLVRELIRNNVLVVTTGCNAIACAKAGLLRPAAAKEAGDGLRGVCESLGIPPVLHMGSCVDISRILVVAAAIANRLGVDMSDLPVAGAAPEWMSEKAVSIGAYVVASGVFTVLGTVPPVLGSPVVTRILTKDLGDAVGATFAVEPDPFKAARLITDHIESKRKALGLKV encoded by the coding sequence ATGGAGAGGAAACCTGCAACTGAGAGCATCGATCCGGCCGCCACGAGGATGCTGCGCGAGGCCCGCAGGGCTGGTCTTGAGACTGCCTGGGACCGTTTCAAAAAACAGCAACCGCAATGCGGATTCGGACAGCTTGGTATATGCTGCCGCAACTGCAACATGGGGCCGTGCAGGATCGATCCCTTCGGGGAGGGGCCTGATAAGGGAGTATGTGGGGCGACAGCTGACATCATTGTGGCGCGCAATCTCCTGAGGATGATAGCTGCAGGTGCTGCAGCGCATGCAGACCATGCAAGGGATGCAATCATTGTGTTCAAAGAGGCAGCCGAGGGGAAGGCGAGCAGCTATAAGATCAAAGATGAGGCCAAGCTGAGAGCGCTTGCAGCTGAGTACAACATCTCGAGCTGGGAGGAGCGTGGGGATGCAGCAGATCTCGCAAACGCCATGCTCTCGGATTTCGGAAGGCAGGAGGGGTATGTGACGCTCACCCGCAGAGCCCCTGAGAAGCGCCGGAAGATATGGGAGGGGCTGGGCATAATCCCCAGGGGCATCGACAGGGAGATCGTGGAGTGCATGCACCGCACCCATATGGGCGTGGACAATGAACCGCTTCACATCCTGCTGCAGGGACTTAGGACAGGCATCGCCGACGGCTGGGGCGCGTCGATGATTGCGACTGAGGTGCAGGATATCCTCTTCGGGACGCCGTCTCCCAGGAAATCAGAGGCAAACCTGGGCGTGCTGAAGGAGGATGAGGTCAACATCATAGTCCACGGCCACGAGCCCATCCTCTCGGAGATGATAGTGGAGGCCGCGTCAGATCCGGAGATGATCCAGCTTGCAAAGAGCCTCGGTGCGAAGGGGATCAACGTCGCCGGCATATGCTGCACGGGAAATGAGGTGCTGATGCGCCATGGTATTCCTGTGGCAGGGAACTTCCTCCAGCAGGAGCTCGCCGTGATCACAGGTGCTGTTGATGCCATGGTGGTTGATGTGCAGTGCATCATGCCGTCGCTCGGCGGCCTCGCCGCGTGCTATCACACGAAGTTCATCTCGACCTCTCCAAAGGCAGAGTTCCCCGGGGCGCTCAGGATGGAGTTCAGCGAGGAGAGGGCAGCAGAGATCGCAAGGGAGATCGTGAGGACTGCGGTCGAGAACTACAGGAACAGGGACATGAGCAGGGTGATCATACCCAGAGAGAAGAGCGAGTGCATGGTCGGGTTCAGCGTTGAGGCGATACTCAATGCGCTCGGCGGAACACCGCAGCCGCTGATAGATGCGATAGTAAACGGATCCATAAAGGGCATCGCGGCTGTCGTCGGGTGCAACAACCCAAAGGTTCCGCACGACCATGGTCACGTCAACCTCGTCAGGGAGCTGATCAGGAACAACGTGCTCGTAGTAACCACAGGATGCAACGCGATCGCCTGCGCAAAAGCAGGGCTGCTCAGGCCTGCGGCTGCAAAGGAGGCTGGAGACGGTCTCAGAGGCGTCTGCGAGTCCCTCGGCATCCCGCCGGTTCTCCATATGGGATCATGCGTTGACATCAGCAGGATCCTCGTGGTGGCAGCTGCGATCGCGAACAGGCTCGGCGTGGACATGAGCGATCTGCCGGTTGCGGGTGCTGCTCCTGAGTGGATGAGCGAGAAGGCGGTCAGCATTGGGGCATATGTTGTTGCATCCGGAGTGTTTACAGTGCTGGGCACGGTTCCGCCTGTTCTCGGAAGCCCTGTGGTCACGAGAATCCTGACAAAGGACCTCGGCGATGCTGTTGGGGCGACGTTTGCGGTCGAGCCGGATCCGTTCAAGGCAGCCAGACTCATTACAGATCACATTGAGAGCAAGAGGAAGGCGCTGGGCCTGAAGGTGTGA
- the fdhF gene encoding formate dehydrogenase subunit alpha: MTSRTPTVCPYCAVGCGFYITPNGVEYMQDHPVNEGSLCPKGNVAPDVLNHVERLRYPMMRTGDGWIRVSWSEALDRVAEEMPRALREKGPKALAFLGSAKCTNEENYTFQKIARLMGTNSIDNSARRCHSPTIIALRRMLGTPAMTNPISDLALSDCIFVIGSNLAENHPVVARWILRAKDRGAAVIVADPRVTPTAWLADLHLQLNPGTDIALINGMINVILGEGLEDRSFIRERTRGFEELDVSDYTPERVSSITGLSAADIVRAARLYAKAGASSIVYCMGITQHSCGTENVTACANLALICGQVGRPGTGILPLRGQNNVQGACDMGALADFYPGWRSVDDSGAIDELRRLWNARSLPLGRGLTADMMPDADLRFLYVMGEDIVNSHPAVARRRERLKRGFVVVQDIFLTDTAKLADLVLPAAAWAEKEGTFTSTERRVQWVSRAREPPGDARPDLWILSEVAARLGFDLPHDPEEVLAEINQAVPAYGGICRMNAGRRGGIIWPCPHPDHPGTPVLHTERFSTPDGRARITPVHHPAPERTSPEHPMILITGRVVLHYNSGSMTMRSEGLVKREPELHVDVHPDDAVRFGVADGDTVMIETRWGRARARAKLTPGQKRGTLFMPFHFPETNLVASELLDEKSMMPELKVAACRIWRAD, encoded by the coding sequence ATGACGTCCAGGACTCCCACAGTATGCCCCTACTGCGCTGTGGGTTGCGGGTTTTACATCACCCCGAACGGCGTGGAGTACATGCAGGACCACCCTGTAAATGAGGGCTCTCTCTGCCCGAAGGGGAACGTGGCCCCTGATGTCCTGAATCACGTGGAGAGGCTGCGGTACCCGATGATGAGAACTGGAGATGGCTGGATCAGGGTATCCTGGAGCGAGGCGCTTGACAGGGTCGCAGAGGAGATGCCGAGGGCTTTGAGGGAGAAGGGTCCGAAGGCCCTCGCATTCCTCGGGTCTGCAAAATGCACCAACGAGGAGAACTACACTTTCCAGAAGATCGCGCGTCTGATGGGAACGAACAGCATCGACAACAGCGCAAGACGCTGCCACTCTCCGACTATCATCGCGCTGCGCCGGATGCTCGGAACCCCTGCGATGACCAATCCAATATCAGATCTCGCGCTGTCCGATTGCATCTTTGTGATCGGATCAAACCTGGCTGAGAACCATCCTGTGGTTGCCCGGTGGATCCTGAGAGCGAAGGACAGGGGAGCGGCTGTGATCGTCGCTGATCCAAGGGTTACGCCAACCGCATGGCTCGCAGATCTCCACCTCCAGCTGAACCCGGGCACAGACATCGCGCTCATCAACGGCATGATCAACGTCATACTCGGCGAGGGGCTGGAGGACAGGTCGTTCATAAGGGAGAGGACCAGGGGATTTGAGGAGCTTGATGTCAGCGATTACACGCCTGAAAGGGTATCATCAATAACAGGTCTAAGTGCCGCAGATATTGTCAGAGCCGCGAGGCTGTACGCAAAAGCCGGTGCATCTTCAATAGTCTACTGCATGGGCATCACCCAGCACTCATGCGGAACAGAGAACGTGACCGCATGCGCTAATCTTGCCCTCATCTGCGGGCAGGTTGGAAGACCCGGCACCGGCATACTTCCACTCCGCGGGCAGAACAACGTCCAGGGGGCATGCGACATGGGGGCCCTGGCCGATTTCTATCCTGGATGGAGATCTGTGGACGATTCCGGGGCGATAGATGAGCTCAGGCGTCTCTGGAATGCGAGATCACTTCCGTTGGGCCGCGGGCTGACCGCTGATATGATGCCGGATGCCGATCTCAGGTTTCTTTACGTGATGGGCGAGGATATTGTGAACTCTCATCCAGCGGTGGCCCGGAGGAGGGAGAGGCTGAAGAGAGGCTTCGTGGTCGTGCAGGACATATTCCTGACCGACACCGCAAAGCTTGCAGATCTTGTGCTTCCGGCTGCTGCCTGGGCGGAGAAGGAGGGGACATTCACATCAACAGAGCGAAGGGTTCAGTGGGTATCTCGAGCACGAGAGCCTCCAGGAGATGCGCGGCCAGATCTCTGGATACTCTCGGAAGTGGCCGCGCGCCTTGGATTCGATCTCCCCCACGACCCGGAGGAGGTCCTGGCGGAGATAAACCAGGCGGTTCCTGCATACGGTGGCATATGCAGGATGAATGCAGGAAGGCGCGGCGGGATCATCTGGCCATGCCCGCATCCAGATCACCCGGGAACTCCTGTTCTCCATACGGAGAGGTTCTCCACTCCAGATGGAAGGGCAAGGATCACCCCAGTCCATCACCCTGCTCCTGAGCGCACATCCCCAGAGCACCCGATGATCCTCATCACAGGACGTGTTGTACTCCACTACAACTCAGGATCGATGACAATGAGGAGTGAAGGGCTTGTGAAACGAGAGCCGGAGCTTCACGTAGATGTGCATCCCGACGATGCCGTGCGGTTCGGCGTGGCTGATGGGGATACCGTCATGATCGAGACGAGATGGGGCAGGGCACGGGCACGGGCGAAGCTCACCCCAGGACAGAAGCGCGGGACTCTCTTCATGCCCTTCCACTTCCCGGAGACTAACCTGGTGGCATCAGAGCTTCTTGATGAGAAATCGATGATGCCCGAGCTCAAGGTTGCTGCATGCAGAATCTGGAGGGCTGATTGA